GAAGAGAGAGAGGGTGGATTGGTACTCCCTGCAAGTGAGGGTGTTTTGCAGCATTTGGTGGGCCCCTTGCCTGAAAAGGAAGCTGCACCTCatattttgcttttcttttcaGCTTCATatttcgtttttgtttttttattaatttttttcctccacctcattttctctttcctaatcacacttataaaaacttctcaaaatcCACACCAAAGTTTTAACTATTGGGGAAGGCCTAACACGCCCCGAAGATGGTGGAACTGAGGACAACTCACGCTGATTGCGATAGACTTATGTAGCTCCCAAATTATCACAAAACAAAGTGAGGGAAACTTTACAAGGAACACTCAATTCACCCATCAACTTACACACCCACATAAGTGTAGCTCCCAAATTATCACAAAACAAAGTGAGGGAAACTTTACAAGGAACACTCAATTCACCCATCAACTTACACACCATAAGTTGTGGCATGGGCTAACACACGGTACTCTACTTCTGTAGAGAACCGCGAGACTATTTTCTAACAAGTtgattttcaagaaataatATTTAGATAAAAGCAGACAACATGTGGTGTATTGGAACGACCCATCAATTACACCACCTTAATCAGAATCAACAAACGAACAAACGAGGAGAACCCAAGCtccaaattataaaattaaagtagATTAGTAATCCTGAACAATATACTCAGTATTTAATAATTGCTTAGTAAAATAGGATAGGTTATGATTTTTATTCGTTCTTTTTTATTAATGCTGCTAGCCCCTTAAAGTAAGTTTAATTGTGCTTGGATGATGTTATATTTCTTGATTCTTGTGTTTAGATAATATGATATACCctgtatttttaattatgaaaatttaaaaaaaaagacacacatactctctctcttttttagTTACGAAACCCACAAATCCTATTTGAGAGTGCACTATTGATTACATCATCtaaaaagttataataaaaCATTATGCAAAACGATAAAAACTATCATACATTATTACTTCATTACAAAATCACAAAACACACTTCATGCAACCCATGCACTGCCTTCTCCTTCTTCCATCCCACCTAAAGTATCATACAACGGTCTATTCAACGTCTCCGGCAAGTAATACCCCAGCAGCCCTCCGGCGATCCCACAAACGCCGAACACCGCGAACGGAATCCCGCCCCCACAAACCACGATGAACGGCGCCAGAATCGCCCCCAGCTGCGCCGCCTGCGTGGCGCATCCGAGCGCCGCGTTTCTCACCGTCGTCGGGAAAAGCTCCACCGTGTAGATGAATAAAAGATTGTACGTTCCGGCCATCCCGAAAATCCCGAACACCCCACAGATCATCGGGATGATCGTCGACGTCCCGTAGGCCTTCATCAAACTCCCGGCCACGCAGAACAGCCCGCTGAACCATTGCGTCCCGATCGCCAACGGCTTTCTCCCGAGCTTGTCTAGCCAGATCGCCGTCAAGAAATAGGCCGGCATTTCCGCCACGGCGTTCAGGGCGACGTTCAGGTAGAGATTGGTCCCGAGGTTAACGGCGTTTAGACTCAGCCCGTAGTACACAATAGCGCACGTGAAGTTGATTGTCACGGCGAGGAATAAACGGACTCGAGTGAGAGGCGAGCGGAGAACATCAATAAGGGATCCCGACAAAGATTCCTTGGGAAGAAGATGGGAAGAACCGCCGCGCGAGAAAGATTCCATGCCGCCCGACAAAGATTCCCTACCGCCCGAAAAAGATTCCTTGCCGCTCGACAAAGATTCCTTTAGAAGAAGATGCGAAGAACCGCCGCTGCTAACTTCACTGTCGAGCCCAAGAACCACATTCTCGGGGAGCTCTCTCCCATTCGCCCTCGCAATACTCTGCATGGTTTTAATGGCTTCTCCGACCCTCCCACGAATGAGGCACCACCGCGGCGATTCATGGAGGAAAGGGAGAACGAGAAACACAAAAAGAATGGACGGAACTGAGGAAGCCACGTAGAGCGCCCGCCATGTCTGAAACCTGTAAGCTATGGCGGAAAGAAGAGCTATCCCGGCGGAGAAGAAGTAGAAAGTTGACATCCCAACGAGGCCCCGCTTAGACGGTCCGACGGGCTCCGTCGCCAGGACGAATGCACAGAGCCCCGTCCCGCCGGTGCTGAAACCGGAGAGAAGACGGAACAGAACGTAGAACCAGTAGTTGGGAGAAAACGCCGTGAGACATCCGAAAACGGCGTTCATAATACAAACGATCGTTAAAGATCCTTTCCTCCCCATTCTTGAATCTGAAAGGTGCCCAAACACTCCAGCACCTGCAACATCGATCTTACCAGAAACACGTCAGACAGTTTGATCTTGACTCGATCGACCCGTCCCATAATGAAACGAtcacacacaaatttttgtcataAGATATAAATAAGTTGTGTATTTCATTAATAAGGAACAACTATATATCACAGAAATATAAAAAAGTTTAGTCAAGAATAATTATAAGAACCACTGCACAAATGTAGAAAACAAAACTAGACTAATAAGTTAAAAGAGacgaaatattatattattctctaATATAAACAATGTCAAAAAAATCTGCAACGACCACGAAGCCTATCATTGAATGTTATCCTCTGCGAAAGTACTGAGGCCTGGCCTCCACAAAATTAATGGCAAGAGACACAAAAGTGAAAACAACACATTCAAGTTGTTAAACATGGAATATTCCGGaccttttctttttaaacaGAATATTCGAGACCTACTCAGTACAAATTTACAGTCTATTACACACTTTTCAATAGTAATTGCGTGTTTGTTTTTGATAAtccaattttagtttttttaagtTCTC
This portion of the Ipomoea triloba cultivar NCNSP0323 chromosome 5, ASM357664v1 genome encodes:
- the LOC116018838 gene encoding organic cation/carnitine transporter 4-like isoform X1, yielding MSSSDDGGMDLRRPLVPAGKAEKLTVDDALQKYCGEFGWWQLRHFVLTSLAWALEGIHTMVMIFADRDPAWRCSSAACDSAAAQAADKGSVCGLEPGSWEWDGGDGSSTVSEFGLICGEIYRVGLVQALFFAGCMIGAGVFGHLSDSRMGRKGSLTIVCIMNAVFGCLTAFSPNYWFYVLFRLLSGFSTGGTGLCAFVLATEPVGPSKRGLVGMSTFYFFSAGIALLSAIAYRFQTWRALYVASSVPSILFVFLVLPFLHESPRWCLIRGRVGEAIKTMQSIARANGRELPENVVLGLDSEVSSGGSSHLLLKESLSSGKESFSGGRESLSGGMESFSRGGSSHLLPKESLSGSLIDVLRSPLTRVRLFLAVTINFTCAIVYYGLSLNAVNLGTNLYLNVALNAVAEMPAYFLTAIWLDKLGRKPLAIGTQWFSGLFCVAGSLMKAYGTSTIIPMICGVFGIFGMAGTYNLLFIYTVELFPTTVRNAALGCATQAAQLGAILAPFIVVCGGGIPFAVFGVCGIAGGLLGYYLPETLNRPLYDTLGGMEEGEGSAWVA
- the LOC116018838 gene encoding organic cation/carnitine transporter 4-like isoform X2, which translates into the protein MSSSDDGGMDLRRPLVPAGKAEKLTVDDALQKYCGEFGWWQLRHFVLTSLAWALEGIHTMVMIFADRDPAWRCSSAACDSAAAQAADKGSVCGLEPGSWEWDGGDGSSTVSEFGLICGEIYRVGLVQALFFAGCMIGAGVFGHLSDSRMGRKGSLTIVCIMNAVFGCLTAFSPNYWFYVLFRLLSGFSTGGTGLCAFVLATEPVGPSKRGLVGMSTFYFFSAGIALLSAIAYRFQTWRALYVASSVPSILFVFLVLPFLHESPRWCLIRGRVGEAIKTMQSIARANGRELPENVVLGLDSEVSSGGSSHLLLKESLSSGKESFSGGRESLSGGMESFSRGGSSHLLPKESLSGSLIDVLRSPLTRVRLFLAVTINFTCAIVYYGLSLNAVNLGTNLYLNVALNAVAEMPAYFLTAIWLDKLGRKPLAIGTQWFSGLFCVAGSLMKAYGTSTIIPMICGVFGIFGMAGTYNLLFIYTVELFPTTVRNAALGCATQAAQLGAILAPFIVVCGGGIPFAVFGVCGIAGGLLGYYLPETLNRPLYDTLGGMEEGEGSAWVA